One stretch of Streptomyces sp. NBC_00443 DNA includes these proteins:
- a CDS encoding carbohydrate ABC transporter permease: MASIKGTRSRGIALHAVLVIGLLLSAFPFYWAVIMSTHTSTEIFSYPPKLLPGSHFLQNARSLFDNIDFFGSMLNSLLVASAVTFLVLLFDSLAAFVFAKFDFPGRRLLFTLLMIIFMVPTQLAIIPQFVMMANIGWIGSMTALIVPAAANAFGIFWMRQYMKSAIHDELLDASRIDGANFLRQYWHVALPVVRPGLAFLGIFTFMAQWNDYAWPLIALTNPDNVTLQVALSQLNGVHGTTDYGMVMTGALLALIPLLIVFAIGAKQIIGDLGKGAIR; encoded by the coding sequence GTGGCATCCATCAAGGGAACCCGCAGCCGGGGCATCGCGCTGCACGCCGTACTCGTCATCGGACTGCTGCTGTCGGCCTTCCCGTTCTACTGGGCCGTCATCATGTCGACGCACACGTCGACCGAGATCTTCTCCTACCCGCCGAAGCTGCTGCCCGGCTCGCACTTCCTGCAGAACGCCCGCAGCCTCTTCGACAACATCGACTTCTTCGGCTCGATGCTCAACTCACTGCTGGTGGCGTCGGCGGTGACCTTCCTGGTCCTGCTCTTCGACTCGCTGGCCGCGTTCGTCTTCGCCAAGTTCGACTTCCCGGGCCGCAGACTGCTCTTCACCCTGCTGATGATCATCTTCATGGTCCCGACGCAGCTGGCGATCATCCCGCAGTTCGTGATGATGGCGAACATCGGCTGGATCGGCTCGATGACGGCACTGATCGTGCCGGCGGCGGCCAACGCCTTCGGCATCTTCTGGATGCGCCAGTACATGAAGAGCGCGATCCACGACGAACTGCTGGACGCCTCGAGGATCGACGGGGCGAACTTCCTGCGCCAGTACTGGCACGTGGCCCTCCCGGTCGTCCGGCCGGGCCTGGCCTTCCTCGGCATCTTCACCTTCATGGCCCAGTGGAACGACTACGCCTGGCCCCTGATCGCCCTCACCAACCCGGACAACGTCACCCTCCAGGTCGCGCTGTCCCAGCTCAACGGCGTCCACGGCACCACGGACTACGGCATGGTGATGACCGGCGCGCTGCTCGCCCTCATCCCCCTGCTCATCGTCTTCGCCATCGGCGCCAAGCAGATCATCGGCGACCTCGGCAAGGGGGCCATCCGCTGA